One Phycisphaerae bacterium RAS2 DNA window includes the following coding sequences:
- a CDS encoding Uracil DNA glycosylase superfamily protein: MSAPTDHSIADALRDRFESDAILGARVLPIAPRQPVTPARGAAARSGTPARQNAPAGPVRRIASISESEHVARSSALAVIDDGEVKSCAKCGLHAGRTKTVFGVGSPAARVMFVGEAPGFNEDQQGIPFVGEAGNLLTKMIEAGMGLNRDDVYICNVIKCRPPNNRTPAPDEIHACKDYLYRQIRIIRPEVIVALGAPATQTLLETKLGITKLRGQWHEFRVPAARGDASEASGDEALPPIPLMPTFHPAYLLRSPSEKGKAWEDIQQVMQRLGLPIRRT; encoded by the coding sequence TCGGTTCGAGTCCGATGCGATTCTTGGCGCACGCGTCCTGCCGATTGCACCGAGGCAGCCCGTTACCCCCGCGCGCGGGGCCGCTGCTCGCTCCGGCACGCCGGCCCGGCAGAATGCGCCCGCGGGTCCGGTGCGGCGCATCGCGTCCATCTCCGAGTCGGAACACGTCGCGCGCTCGTCGGCGCTTGCGGTCATCGACGACGGCGAAGTAAAAAGTTGCGCGAAATGCGGCCTGCACGCCGGGCGGACGAAGACGGTCTTCGGCGTCGGCAGTCCGGCCGCGCGAGTGATGTTCGTCGGCGAAGCGCCGGGCTTCAATGAGGATCAACAAGGTATTCCGTTCGTCGGGGAAGCAGGCAACCTGCTCACGAAGATGATCGAAGCCGGCATGGGGCTGAATCGGGACGATGTCTACATCTGCAATGTCATTAAGTGCCGCCCGCCAAACAACCGCACGCCCGCGCCCGATGAGATTCACGCCTGCAAGGATTATCTGTACCGCCAGATTCGCATCATTCGCCCGGAAGTGATCGTCGCCCTCGGCGCGCCGGCCACGCAAACGCTGCTCGAAACCAAGCTGGGGATTACCAAACTACGCGGCCAGTGGCATGAGTTCCGCGTGCCGGCGGCGCGAGGTGACGCATCCGAGGCATCGGGCGACGAGGCGTTACCGCCGATCCCGCTCATGCCGACCTTTCACCCGGCGTACCTGCTTCGAAGCCCATCGGAAAAAGGCAAAGCGTGGGAGGACATTCAGCAAGTCATGCAACGATTGGGGTTGCCGATTCGCAGAACGTAG